Proteins encoded together in one Kutzneria kofuensis window:
- a CDS encoding helix-turn-helix transcriptional regulator has product MDRVWVAVHAGDPITLAGAISCLRARAELQVVPERRLSEAQVFVVCADAVNADVMGLLRRTAESTPVKIVLVTDRFHDADLLAAVECGVVAVLPKAAASGERLVHAVLAAKRGMGDMPPTLLGSLLAQVERLHKEVLRPNGLTASGLAPREIDVLRLMAEGWDTAQIATKLSYSERTVKNVVYAVMNRLGLRNRPHAVAYAMRSGVI; this is encoded by the coding sequence ATGGACAGAGTGTGGGTAGCCGTCCACGCGGGCGATCCGATCACCCTGGCCGGCGCGATCAGCTGCCTGCGGGCGCGGGCCGAGCTCCAGGTGGTGCCGGAGCGCAGACTGTCCGAGGCCCAGGTGTTCGTGGTGTGCGCGGACGCGGTCAACGCTGACGTGATGGGGTTGCTGCGGCGGACCGCCGAGTCGACGCCGGTCAAGATCGTCCTGGTCACCGACCGGTTCCACGACGCGGACCTGTTGGCGGCGGTGGAGTGCGGCGTGGTCGCGGTGCTGCCGAAGGCGGCGGCCAGCGGCGAGCGCCTGGTGCACGCGGTGCTGGCGGCCAAGCGGGGCATGGGGGACATGCCGCCCACGCTGCTCGGCTCGCTGCTCGCGCAGGTGGAGCGCCTGCACAAGGAGGTGCTGCGGCCCAACGGCCTCACCGCCTCCGGGCTCGCCCCGCGCGAGATCGACGTGCTGCGCCTGATGGCCGAGGGCTGGGACACCGCGCAGATCGCCACCAAGCTCTCCTACTCGGAGCGCACCGTGAAGAACGTGGTCTACGCGGTCATGAACCGCCTCGGCCTGCGCAACCGCCCGCACGCGGTCGCGTACGCCATGCGGTCGGGTGTGATCTGA
- a CDS encoding AfsR/SARP family transcriptional regulator: protein MSDNDVPGSVLRVALLGPVRGWAGDRELELGAPMQRALFGLLALSPNRMVGRSELITALWGDQAPASAEGSVHTYVAGLRRALEPNRTHRAPSTMLVNAGPGYLLRMDPDNLDVSALNAHRERARLLRGEGHPEQAAAELDAALSLFRGTPFDGLSCPYVEQERPRLNELRLLVIEERASLMLDLGRHHDLAAELPALVREHPLWERLRGLLMITLYRCGRQADALEAYQDARRVLAEELAIEPSPELRRLHGKILRNDPELAAPQPARPAAEPVSGPVPAQLPHDVPGFTGRAAEIAELDRFLDETSNSVLISAIDGAGGIGKTALAVHYAHRITDRFPDGQLYVNLRGFDPKLPPLMPVDALGYLLRGLGVPARQVPADLDDQAGMYRSLVAGKRILVVLDNAASTDQVRPLLPGSPSCAVIVTSRNRLSGLVARDGARRITLDVLSTDDAVRLMVGMLGRKRVEAEPRAVQDLVRLCGNLPLALRIAGDRAATHPHLMMSDLAGELSNERDRLDVLAPDDDESTAVRAVFSWSYHALKPDAARVFRLLGLHPGAEFSTPAAAALTGLPVPMTRRLLTDLTDRHLLGEVDRDRYRLHDLLRVYAAEEVEQGEDERDRSLAVERMTDWYLYTASNADNGLRGQANDMPIGDPPRECAPLPFAGYLQALQWFDTESENLGALDRMADEAGRHLDAWRLGVVVWEYHRLRRDFDQLIAFSRVSAAAARAMNDPIGEALSLSCIAAASAHLGRQADAVVALRQMPAVEYGPEDTHREMSTLSNLAEAYRGSGMIGDALAHYRRALGLARIAGSRWHEGDLLRGLGETYLELGELQHALDCCRSALTIFRQLGDLYAQNTVLQDLGGTLLAMGRQEESVGAFADAVAIARRIGHRHAVDQGLQGLAAAKAVAS, encoded by the coding sequence ATGTCTGACAACGATGTCCCGGGTTCTGTCCTCCGGGTCGCCCTCCTGGGCCCGGTGCGGGGTTGGGCCGGGGACCGCGAGTTGGAGCTCGGCGCGCCGATGCAGCGCGCCCTGTTCGGCCTGCTCGCGCTCAGCCCGAACCGGATGGTCGGGCGGTCGGAGCTGATCACGGCGCTGTGGGGCGACCAGGCCCCGGCCAGCGCCGAGGGCAGCGTCCACACCTACGTGGCCGGCCTGCGCCGCGCTCTGGAGCCGAACCGGACGCATCGGGCGCCGTCCACGATGCTGGTCAACGCCGGCCCCGGCTACCTGCTCCGGATGGATCCCGACAACCTTGACGTCAGCGCGCTCAACGCGCACCGCGAACGAGCCCGCCTGCTGCGCGGCGAGGGGCACCCCGAGCAGGCCGCCGCCGAGCTCGACGCGGCGCTGTCGCTGTTCCGCGGCACCCCGTTCGACGGCCTGTCCTGTCCTTACGTCGAGCAGGAGCGGCCGCGGCTGAACGAGCTGCGGCTGCTGGTGATCGAGGAGCGGGCCAGCCTGATGCTGGACCTCGGCCGGCACCACGACCTGGCCGCCGAGCTGCCCGCCCTGGTCCGTGAGCACCCGCTGTGGGAGCGGTTGCGCGGACTGCTCATGATCACGCTCTACCGCTGCGGCCGGCAGGCCGACGCGCTGGAGGCCTACCAGGACGCCCGCCGGGTGCTGGCCGAGGAGCTGGCCATCGAGCCGTCCCCCGAGCTGCGCCGGCTGCACGGCAAGATCCTGCGCAACGACCCGGAGCTGGCCGCGCCGCAGCCGGCCCGCCCGGCCGCCGAGCCGGTCAGCGGCCCGGTGCCCGCGCAGCTGCCGCACGACGTGCCCGGCTTCACCGGCCGCGCGGCCGAGATCGCCGAGCTGGACCGGTTCCTGGACGAGACGTCCAACTCGGTGCTGATCTCCGCCATCGACGGCGCCGGCGGCATCGGCAAGACCGCGCTGGCCGTGCACTACGCGCACCGCATCACCGACCGCTTCCCGGACGGGCAGCTCTACGTCAACCTGCGCGGCTTCGACCCGAAGCTGCCGCCGCTGATGCCGGTGGACGCGCTGGGCTACCTGCTGCGCGGCCTCGGCGTGCCGGCCCGGCAGGTGCCCGCCGACCTCGACGACCAGGCCGGCATGTACCGCAGCCTCGTCGCCGGAAAGCGCATTCTGGTCGTACTTGACAACGCCGCGAGCACCGATCAGGTTCGGCCGCTGCTGCCCGGATCGCCGTCCTGCGCGGTGATCGTCACCAGCCGCAACCGGCTGAGCGGGCTGGTCGCCCGTGACGGCGCCCGCCGGATCACCCTGGACGTGCTCAGCACCGACGACGCCGTCCGGCTGATGGTCGGCATGCTCGGCCGCAAGCGGGTGGAGGCCGAGCCGCGGGCGGTCCAGGACCTGGTCCGGCTGTGCGGCAACCTGCCGCTGGCGCTGCGCATCGCCGGCGACCGGGCGGCGACGCACCCGCACCTGATGATGTCCGACCTGGCCGGCGAGCTGTCCAACGAGCGGGACCGGCTGGACGTGCTCGCCCCGGACGACGACGAGTCGACCGCGGTCCGGGCCGTGTTCTCCTGGTCCTACCACGCCTTGAAGCCCGACGCCGCCCGCGTGTTCCGGCTGCTCGGCCTGCACCCCGGCGCGGAGTTCAGCACCCCGGCCGCCGCCGCGCTGACCGGGCTGCCGGTGCCGATGACCCGGCGGCTGCTCACCGATCTGACCGACCGGCACCTGCTCGGCGAGGTCGACCGCGACCGCTACCGGCTGCACGACCTGCTGCGGGTGTACGCCGCCGAGGAGGTCGAGCAGGGCGAGGACGAGCGGGACCGGTCGCTGGCCGTCGAGCGGATGACCGACTGGTACCTCTACACCGCCAGCAACGCCGACAACGGGCTGCGCGGGCAGGCCAACGACATGCCCATCGGCGACCCGCCGCGGGAGTGCGCGCCGCTGCCGTTCGCCGGTTACCTGCAGGCGCTGCAGTGGTTCGACACCGAGAGCGAGAACCTCGGCGCGCTGGACCGGATGGCCGACGAGGCCGGGCGGCACCTGGACGCGTGGCGGCTGGGCGTCGTGGTGTGGGAGTACCACCGGCTGCGCCGCGACTTCGACCAGCTCATCGCCTTCTCCCGGGTGTCGGCCGCCGCCGCCCGGGCCATGAACGACCCGATCGGCGAGGCGCTGTCGCTCAGCTGCATCGCCGCCGCCAGCGCGCACCTCGGCCGGCAGGCCGACGCCGTCGTCGCGCTGCGGCAGATGCCGGCCGTCGAGTACGGGCCGGAGGACACGCACCGGGAGATGAGCACCCTCAGCAACCTCGCCGAGGCGTACCGAGGCAGCGGCATGATCGGCGACGCCCTCGCGCACTACCGCCGGGCGCTCGGGCTGGCCCGGATCGCCGGAAGTCGTTGGCACGAGGGCGATCTGCTGCGCGGGCTCGGCGAGACGTACCTTGAGTTGGGCGAACTCCAGCACGCGCTGGACTGCTGTCGCTCGGCGCTGACGATCTTCCGTCAGCTCGGGGACCTCTACGCGCAGAACACGGTTCTGCAGGATCTCGGCGGGACGCTGCTGGCCATGGGCCGGCAGGAGGAGTCCGTCGGCGCCTTCGCCGACGCCGTGGCCATCGCCCGCCGCATCGGCCACCGGCACGCCGTGGACCAAGGTCTGCAGGGCCTTGCCGCCGCCAAAGCCGTAGCGTCCTAA
- a CDS encoding LysE family transporter, translating into MSAALVAGLVAGYGIAIPVGAVGAYLMALTARTSLRVGAAAAMGVATADGLYALISTLGGSALAPVVQPITTPLRWASAAVLVVLAIRGAVKAVTSYRRPQEVSGRELTDPVRAYAALLGITLVNPMTLIYFTALVLGGPTAGDGAVFVLAAFAASASWQLLLAGGGALLGQALAGPRGRLATALVSSAVIVGLAVGLVTG; encoded by the coding sequence GTGAGCGCGGCACTGGTCGCCGGGCTCGTCGCCGGTTATGGCATCGCCATCCCGGTCGGCGCGGTCGGGGCCTATCTCATGGCGCTCACGGCCCGGACGTCGCTTCGCGTCGGCGCCGCGGCGGCCATGGGCGTCGCAACTGCCGACGGCCTGTACGCGCTGATCTCCACGCTCGGCGGCTCGGCGCTGGCGCCGGTCGTCCAGCCGATCACGACGCCGCTGCGCTGGGCCTCGGCGGCGGTGCTCGTCGTGCTGGCGATCCGGGGCGCGGTCAAGGCCGTCACGAGCTATCGACGGCCACAGGAGGTCTCGGGCCGGGAGCTGACGGATCCGGTGCGGGCCTACGCCGCGCTGCTGGGCATCACGCTGGTGAACCCGATGACCCTGATCTACTTCACCGCGCTGGTGCTCGGCGGCCCGACCGCCGGCGACGGGGCCGTGTTCGTGCTGGCGGCCTTCGCCGCCTCGGCCAGCTGGCAACTGCTGCTGGCCGGCGGCGGCGCGCTGCTGGGCCAGGCCCTGGCCGGGCCGCGCGGCCGGCTGGCGACCGCGCTGGTCTCCAGCGCGGTGATCGTGGGTCTCGCCGTGGGTCTGGTTACAGGGTGA
- a CDS encoding M23 family metallopeptidase gives MTQYRSPGGSKRSTAPTPRRDEHSEITRVPTPRTRGSHRLPPPPSALRGRVAVAAVALGAFTAAAYGGTLTPSQQHTTDGIKPLADAREASAAFGIGGDAVGAPEVLPIQRGVDAASEAQKLTNSEKITADLAAAAAAKYAEEHRPLFVKPAEGVLSSGFGGRWGAFHYGIDIANVMDTPIVAAADGVVIDAGPASGFGLWVRIRLADGTINVYGHMDTFSVHVGQHVQAGEEIAKMGDRGESTGVHLHFEVWNPQGKKINPLPWLNARGITL, from the coding sequence TTGACGCAGTACCGCTCCCCCGGCGGCTCGAAACGCTCCACCGCGCCAACCCCGAGGCGTGACGAGCACAGCGAGATCACCCGGGTGCCGACCCCGCGCACCCGCGGCTCCCACCGGCTTCCCCCGCCGCCGTCCGCGCTGCGCGGCCGCGTCGCAGTGGCCGCAGTCGCGCTCGGCGCGTTCACCGCCGCCGCGTACGGCGGCACGCTGACCCCTTCGCAGCAGCACACCACCGACGGCATCAAGCCGCTGGCCGACGCCCGTGAGGCCAGTGCCGCCTTCGGCATCGGCGGCGACGCCGTCGGCGCTCCCGAGGTGCTGCCCATCCAGCGCGGTGTCGACGCCGCCAGCGAGGCGCAGAAGCTCACCAACTCCGAGAAGATCACGGCCGACCTGGCCGCCGCCGCTGCCGCCAAGTACGCCGAGGAGCACCGGCCGCTGTTCGTGAAGCCGGCGGAGGGTGTGCTCAGCTCCGGCTTCGGCGGCCGCTGGGGCGCGTTCCACTACGGCATCGACATCGCCAACGTGATGGACACGCCGATCGTGGCCGCCGCCGACGGCGTGGTCATCGACGCCGGCCCGGCCAGCGGCTTCGGCCTGTGGGTGCGGATCCGGCTGGCCGACGGCACCATCAACGTGTACGGCCACATGGACACCTTCTCCGTGCACGTCGGCCAGCACGTGCAGGCCGGCGAGGAGATCGCCAAGATGGGCGACCGCGGCGAGTCCACCGGCGTGCACCTGCACTTCGAGGTCTGGAACCCGCAGGGCAAGAAGATCAACCCGCTGCCGTGGCTGAACGCCCGCGGCATCACCCTGTAA
- a CDS encoding esterase/lipase family protein: MGNGVLGRLASTLRGVAVESAWLAAHAALYPWGAMAERLHPDGPYVHYRTDALSPTARGLLVSAMDAAGTPILLLHGIGDNRSVFAVLGAALRRRGFGVVHAVNYSVLTAVTGDVRTAASMFGEQVEQVCELTGSDRVHVVGHSLGGLIARYYVQRRGGDERVDTLVTLGTPHRGTVAAYLLPTGLARQLRPGSPLLAELDEPAPDCRTRFISVWTPSDQIVLPQSNARLTHPDLDIEEHCLRDVGHWALPVDSRASRLVANSLVRVHDRPSERATSQYTPLRTLPVTHGHSASSELSS, from the coding sequence ATGGGTAACGGCGTGCTCGGTCGACTGGCCAGCACCCTCCGGGGTGTTGCCGTCGAATCGGCATGGCTGGCCGCGCACGCCGCACTCTACCCCTGGGGTGCAATGGCGGAACGGCTCCACCCGGACGGACCGTACGTCCACTACCGGACCGACGCCCTCTCGCCGACCGCCCGCGGACTGCTGGTTTCGGCGATGGACGCGGCGGGCACCCCGATCCTGCTGCTGCACGGAATAGGGGACAACCGCTCCGTGTTCGCGGTACTGGGAGCCGCGCTGCGCCGACGGGGTTTCGGGGTGGTGCACGCGGTGAACTACAGCGTGCTGACCGCCGTGACCGGGGACGTGCGGACGGCCGCGTCGATGTTCGGCGAGCAGGTCGAGCAGGTCTGCGAGCTGACCGGGTCCGACCGGGTGCACGTGGTGGGGCACTCGCTCGGCGGGCTCATCGCGCGCTACTACGTGCAGCGCCGCGGCGGGGACGAGCGTGTCGACACGCTGGTCACGTTGGGCACGCCGCATCGGGGCACGGTCGCGGCGTACCTACTGCCGACGGGGCTGGCGCGGCAGCTGCGGCCGGGGTCGCCGCTGCTGGCCGAGCTGGACGAGCCGGCACCCGACTGCCGGACCAGGTTCATCTCGGTGTGGACGCCGAGCGACCAGATCGTGCTGCCCCAGTCCAACGCCCGGCTGACCCACCCGGACCTGGACATCGAGGAGCACTGCCTGCGTGATGTCGGTCACTGGGCCCTGCCCGTGGACTCCCGCGCGTCACGCCTCGTCGCCAATTCCCTCGTGCGTGTGCACGACCGTCCGTCCGAACGGGCTACCAGCCAGTACACCCCTCTCCGCACATTGCCGGTCACGCACGGTCATAGCGCCTCGTCCGAGCTCTCAAGCTGA
- the sucC gene encoding ADP-forming succinate--CoA ligase subunit beta — protein MDLYEYQAKDLFAAHGVPVLPGSVAATPEEARAIAEQLGQTVVVKAQVKTGGRGKAGGVKLADTADDAQAKAEAILGLDIKGHITRKVLVTPASDIAEEYYVSFLLDRANRTFLAMASAEGGMEIEQLAVERPEALAKVPVDAIKGVDRAKADEIVAAGRFPAEVADQVAEVLVQLWQTFVGEDATLVEVNPLVRDPEGKIVALDGKVTLDDNAAFRHGTHAELVDHAAEDPLEAKAKAKHLNYVKLDGQVGIIGNGAGLVMSTLDVVAYAGEKHKGVKPANFLDIGGGASAEVMANGLEIILGDPDVRSVFVNVFGGITACDAVANGIVKALEILGDEATKPLVVRLDGNNVDEGRRILAEANHPLVTVVDTMDNAADKAAELAAAGV, from the coding sequence GTGGACCTGTACGAGTACCAGGCGAAGGACCTCTTCGCCGCCCACGGAGTACCGGTGCTGCCGGGCTCCGTGGCCGCCACCCCCGAGGAAGCTCGCGCGATCGCGGAGCAGCTCGGCCAGACCGTCGTCGTCAAGGCGCAGGTCAAGACCGGCGGCCGCGGCAAGGCCGGCGGCGTCAAGCTGGCCGACACCGCCGACGACGCCCAGGCCAAGGCCGAGGCCATCCTCGGGCTGGACATCAAGGGCCACATCACCCGCAAGGTGCTGGTGACCCCCGCCTCGGACATCGCCGAGGAGTACTACGTCTCCTTCCTGCTCGACCGGGCCAACCGCACCTTCCTGGCGATGGCCTCCGCCGAGGGCGGCATGGAGATCGAGCAGCTGGCCGTCGAGCGCCCCGAGGCGCTGGCCAAGGTCCCCGTGGACGCGATCAAGGGTGTGGACCGGGCCAAGGCCGACGAGATCGTCGCCGCCGGCAGGTTCCCGGCCGAGGTCGCCGACCAGGTGGCCGAGGTGCTGGTGCAGCTGTGGCAGACCTTCGTCGGTGAGGACGCCACCCTGGTCGAGGTCAACCCGCTGGTGCGCGACCCCGAGGGCAAGATCGTCGCCCTCGACGGCAAGGTCACCCTCGACGACAACGCCGCGTTCCGCCACGGCACCCACGCCGAGCTGGTCGACCACGCCGCCGAGGACCCGCTGGAGGCCAAGGCCAAGGCCAAGCACCTCAACTACGTCAAGCTGGACGGCCAGGTCGGCATCATCGGCAACGGCGCCGGTCTGGTCATGTCCACCCTGGACGTCGTCGCCTACGCGGGCGAGAAGCACAAGGGCGTCAAGCCGGCGAACTTCCTCGACATCGGCGGCGGCGCGTCCGCCGAGGTGATGGCCAACGGCCTCGAGATCATCCTCGGCGACCCGGACGTGCGCAGCGTCTTCGTCAACGTCTTCGGCGGCATCACCGCCTGCGACGCCGTCGCCAACGGCATCGTCAAGGCGCTGGAGATCCTCGGCGACGAGGCGACCAAGCCGCTGGTCGTCCGGCTGGACGGCAACAACGTCGACGAGGGTCGCCGCATCCTCGCCGAGGCGAACCACCCGCTGGTGACCGTGGTGGACACGATGGACAACGCGGCCGACAAGGCCGCCGAGCTCGCAGCTGCGGGGGTGTGA
- the sucD gene encoding succinate--CoA ligase subunit alpha produces the protein MAIFLTADSKVIVQGMTGSEGMKHTKRMLASGTNIVGGVNPRKAGEKVDFDGQVVPVFGTVKEAIETTGADVTVVFVPPAFTKAAVIEAIDAEIGLAVVITEGIPVHDTAAFWAHAVATGNKTRIIGPNCPGIISPGKSNAGIIPADIAGPGKIGLVSKSGTLTYQMMYELREFGFSSAIGIGGDPVIGTTHIDALEAFQNDPETAAIVMIGEIGGDAEERAAAFIKDNVTKPVVGYVAGFTAPEGKTMGHAGAIVSGSAGTAAAKKEALEAAGVKVGKTPSETAQLMREIIAAL, from the coding sequence GTGGCGATCTTCCTCACCGCGGACAGCAAGGTCATCGTCCAGGGCATGACCGGCTCCGAGGGCATGAAGCACACCAAGCGCATGCTCGCCTCCGGCACCAACATCGTCGGCGGCGTGAACCCGCGCAAGGCCGGCGAGAAGGTCGACTTCGACGGCCAGGTGGTGCCGGTGTTCGGCACCGTCAAGGAGGCCATCGAGACCACCGGCGCCGACGTCACCGTCGTGTTCGTGCCGCCGGCCTTCACCAAGGCCGCCGTGATCGAGGCCATCGACGCCGAGATCGGCCTGGCCGTCGTGATCACCGAGGGCATCCCGGTGCACGACACCGCCGCGTTCTGGGCGCACGCCGTGGCCACCGGCAACAAGACCCGGATCATCGGCCCGAACTGCCCCGGCATCATCAGCCCCGGCAAGTCCAACGCCGGCATCATCCCGGCCGACATCGCCGGCCCCGGCAAGATCGGCCTGGTGTCCAAGTCCGGCACGCTGACGTACCAGATGATGTACGAGCTGCGGGAGTTCGGCTTCTCCAGCGCGATCGGCATCGGCGGTGACCCGGTCATCGGCACCACCCACATCGACGCGCTCGAGGCGTTCCAGAACGACCCCGAGACCGCCGCCATCGTGATGATCGGCGAGATCGGCGGCGACGCCGAGGAGCGGGCCGCGGCCTTCATCAAGGACAACGTCACCAAGCCGGTCGTCGGCTACGTGGCCGGCTTCACCGCGCCCGAGGGCAAGACCATGGGCCACGCGGGCGCGATCGTGTCCGGCTCCGCCGGCACCGCGGCCGCCAAGAAGGAGGCCCTCGAGGCCGCCGGCGTCAAGGTCGGCAAGACGCCCAGCGAGACCGCCCAGCTGATGCGGGAGATCATCGCCGCGCTCTGA
- a CDS encoding DUF5336 domain-containing protein, producing MTFPSGGPAPTPAKPAATQELDKLLHMAAAGLSVLVLVAGFFSFAPSVSSYAAGLGWIPALYLIAGGLSAQVLLPGKPTKPGLLPGLVAVAVTLPLLFTVFTAGATAWGAYLLLILGVLTAAAAVGGYLVEAGFISAPAPKPYQPPQPGQWSPQTGGFPQPQPGQQPFGQPGPGFGQATQVVPQPGQPGQQGQFGAPQQPQQAPAPQPTQFMSHPGQFSQPAPPPSAPGGQQQGQQQGQQPGTPPGGFTAPQS from the coding sequence ATGACCTTCCCCTCCGGTGGCCCGGCACCGACCCCGGCCAAGCCGGCGGCGACCCAGGAGCTCGACAAGCTCCTGCACATGGCCGCCGCGGGACTGTCGGTGCTTGTCCTCGTGGCCGGCTTCTTCTCGTTCGCGCCGTCGGTGTCCAGCTACGCCGCCGGCCTCGGCTGGATCCCCGCGCTCTACCTGATCGCCGGCGGCCTGTCCGCCCAGGTGCTGCTGCCCGGCAAGCCCACCAAGCCCGGCCTGCTGCCCGGCCTGGTCGCCGTCGCCGTCACGCTGCCGCTGCTGTTCACGGTGTTCACCGCCGGCGCGACCGCCTGGGGCGCCTACCTGCTGCTCATCCTCGGCGTGCTGACCGCCGCCGCGGCCGTCGGCGGCTACCTCGTCGAGGCCGGTTTCATCAGCGCACCGGCGCCCAAGCCGTACCAGCCGCCGCAGCCCGGCCAGTGGAGCCCGCAGACCGGCGGCTTCCCGCAGCCGCAGCCCGGCCAGCAGCCGTTCGGCCAGCCCGGCCCCGGTTTCGGCCAGGCCACGCAGGTCGTGCCCCAGCCCGGCCAGCCCGGCCAGCAGGGTCAGTTCGGTGCGCCGCAGCAGCCGCAGCAGGCCCCCGCGCCGCAGCCGACCCAGTTCATGTCCCACCCCGGCCAGTTCAGCCAGCCGGCGCCGCCGCCGTCCGCCCCCGGCGGCCAGCAGCAGGGCCAGCAGCAGGGCCAGCAACCCGGCACCCCGCCCGGCGGCTTCACCGCCCCGCAGAGTTGA
- a CDS encoding cell division protein PerM — protein MPVLQSTQRRPAAPARRPARSRQARVRVLAYAAVAPIVGGYAMVATVLAVVVASASNIQLSAPGVLLAAVPGWLAAHHVPLGLGTHSFAVLPLLPTALLMLMVARSASRAAGRLHLHEPTQARLVVFPIAAAHAVVGLTIALVLRDGPVTASPPAAFFGCGALSALAATVGVARRCCLLDAALSRVDPVVLRGLRAGAIGVAAMSAAGALVLAFGLVTHWTTATTIFEQSGSELGSEFGMFLLAVAYLPNAIVAALAFAMGPGFTMGTYSVAPLHLTIAKVPAVPLFAAVPAHQSRTLLGLMLAPLVVGVFLGWACRRIAPRPLARLRGIAVAAAMVGGVAFLLAALTGGRLGGGVFSPVTVPAGLVGAVAFGWVLIPGGLVAFFAGPRQARNVRPVPEAGPPVGAPDPEPETAPETEPEAVAEVDPETDAEAEDLAADQEPGADEPADLEDGEEDVEDLDEEPEDEFEDEADFEDDPEDDIVAELEAEADAELAAEDDLDDGEDEADGDEDHSPAESGDK, from the coding sequence GTGCCGGTCCTCCAGTCCACACAGCGCCGGCCCGCCGCGCCCGCCCGGCGCCCGGCCCGGTCCCGCCAGGCGCGGGTGCGCGTGCTGGCCTACGCCGCGGTCGCGCCGATCGTCGGCGGCTACGCGATGGTCGCCACGGTGCTCGCGGTGGTCGTCGCCTCGGCGTCCAACATCCAGCTCTCGGCCCCGGGCGTGCTGCTCGCGGCGGTCCCGGGCTGGCTGGCGGCACACCACGTGCCGCTGGGGCTGGGCACGCACTCGTTCGCGGTGCTGCCGCTGCTGCCGACGGCGCTGCTGATGCTGATGGTCGCCCGCTCCGCGTCACGCGCGGCGGGACGGCTGCACCTGCACGAGCCGACGCAGGCACGGCTGGTGGTGTTCCCGATCGCGGCGGCGCACGCCGTAGTGGGTTTGACGATCGCGTTGGTGCTGCGCGACGGTCCCGTGACGGCGAGCCCGCCCGCGGCGTTCTTCGGCTGCGGCGCGCTGTCGGCGCTGGCGGCGACGGTCGGCGTGGCGCGGCGGTGCTGCCTGCTGGACGCGGCGCTGTCGCGGGTGGATCCCGTGGTGCTGCGCGGCCTGCGCGCCGGGGCGATCGGCGTGGCGGCGATGTCCGCGGCCGGCGCGCTCGTGCTGGCGTTCGGCCTGGTCACGCACTGGACGACGGCGACAACCATCTTCGAGCAGAGCGGTTCGGAGCTCGGCAGCGAGTTCGGCATGTTCCTGCTGGCGGTCGCGTACCTGCCCAACGCCATCGTGGCGGCGCTGGCCTTCGCCATGGGGCCCGGCTTCACCATGGGCACGTACTCGGTGGCCCCGCTGCATCTGACGATCGCGAAGGTGCCGGCGGTGCCGCTGTTCGCCGCGGTGCCGGCGCACCAGAGCCGGACGCTGCTCGGCCTGATGCTCGCGCCGCTCGTCGTCGGCGTGTTCCTGGGCTGGGCGTGCCGACGCATCGCGCCACGCCCGCTGGCCCGGCTGCGCGGCATCGCCGTCGCGGCGGCGATGGTCGGTGGGGTGGCGTTCCTGCTCGCGGCGTTGACGGGCGGACGGCTCGGCGGCGGCGTGTTCAGCCCGGTCACGGTGCCAGCCGGCCTGGTCGGCGCGGTGGCCTTCGGCTGGGTGCTGATCCCGGGCGGGTTGGTGGCCTTCTTCGCCGGTCCGAGGCAGGCGCGGAACGTGCGCCCGGTTCCGGAAGCCGGCCCACCGGTGGGCGCACCCGATCCAGAACCCGAGACCGCTCCCGAAACCGAACCTGAAGCCGTCGCCGAAGTCGATCCCGAGACCGACGCCGAAGCCGAAGACCTCGCCGCCGACCAGGAACCCGGAGCGGACGAGCCGGCCGACCTCGAAGACGGTGAAGAGGACGTCGAGGACCTCGACGAGGAACCCGAGGACGAGTTCGAGGACGAGGCCGACTTCGAGGACGATCCGGAGGACGACATCGTCGCCGAACTCGAGGCCGAGGCGGACGCCGAACTGGCCGCCGAGGACGACCTCGATGACGGCGAGGACGAGGCCGACGGCGATGAGGATCACTCGCCGGCCGAGTCCGGCGACAAGTAG
- the purN gene encoding phosphoribosylglycinamide formyltransferase produces MTLSTLHRARVVVFVSGSGTLLQALLDAAATDDYPADIVAVVADRDGIEGLARAERAGVPTHVVKLRDHADRAAWDQALADLVETLRPDLIVLAGFMKLLGDPFMDRFGDRVINSHPALSPAFPGAHAVRDALAYGVRVTGCTVFLVDRGVDTGPILVQEAVPVDVDDDEAVLHERIKKVERRLLVDVVARLAREGWTLHGRKVSIP; encoded by the coding sequence TTGACCCTGAGCACTCTGCACCGCGCCCGCGTCGTCGTGTTCGTCTCCGGTTCCGGCACCCTGTTGCAGGCCCTGCTGGACGCCGCCGCGACCGACGACTACCCGGCGGACATCGTCGCCGTCGTCGCCGACCGGGACGGCATCGAGGGGCTGGCCCGCGCCGAGCGTGCCGGCGTGCCCACGCACGTCGTGAAGCTGCGCGACCACGCCGACCGGGCCGCCTGGGACCAGGCCCTGGCCGATCTGGTCGAGACGCTGCGCCCGGACCTGATCGTGCTGGCCGGCTTCATGAAGCTGCTCGGCGACCCGTTCATGGACCGCTTCGGCGACCGGGTGATCAACTCGCATCCGGCGCTGTCGCCCGCCTTCCCCGGCGCGCACGCGGTGCGCGACGCGCTGGCCTACGGCGTGCGGGTCACCGGCTGCACCGTGTTCCTGGTGGACCGCGGCGTGGACACCGGGCCGATCCTGGTCCAGGAGGCCGTGCCGGTCGACGTCGACGACGACGAGGCCGTGCTGCACGAACGCATCAAAAAGGTGGAGCGGCGACTGCTGGTCGACGTGGTCGCCCGACTGGCCCGCGAGGGCTGGACCCTTCACGGACGAAAGGTGAGCATCCCGTGA